The genomic segment ATGGCACCAGTGCGGCGATGGCATACGAGTCGGGAATGCCGAGAAGATCTTTTGCCAGTGGCTCCTCGGCGACAACCATCGTTGTCAGCACTCCGCCAAAGCCTTCATTGCGCGCGGCCAGCAACACGTTCCACACGAAGGGGTATACGGAAGCACCGGGTACCACCGCGATGCGATCGAGATTTTGATCGGTCGCGGCGACAACGACGAGATTCAGCAGGAACATCAGCACGACCGGCGCCTCGCGAAACGGTGCCGACATTTGCGCAGGCACCTGCGCCGCCTCGATCGCGGACGCATCTAAGCTGGTCGGCTGCAACGGGTTCCATGGCGACTCGCCATTAGCGAGCTGCGCCGTATAGCGGCGGGCCGCAGTAAGCCCTAGATCGGCCAACGCAGATCGGGTGTCTTTATCGCGAAGCACGATGACGCGCACGCCCTGGCGGTTGCCGCCGGTCGGTGCGAAGCGCGCGTTATCGAGGATGCGCTCGAGAACATCATCAGGAAGCGGGTCGTCGGTGAATTCGCGCACGGCCCCGGTAGAACGCATAGCGTCGTACAACTCCATGGCCACCATGGTGCCGCAACCGGCGGCGGCTATGTTCTCA from the Mycobacterium lentiflavum genome contains:
- a CDS encoding nitroreductase family protein — protein: MELYDAMRSTGAVREFTDDPLPDDVLERILDNARFAPTGGNRQGVRVIVLRDKDTRSALADLGLTAARRYTAQLANGESPWNPLQPTSLDASAIEAAQVPAQMSAPFREAPVVLMFLLNLVVVAATDQNLDRIAVVPGASVYPFVWNVLLAARNEGFGGVLTTMVVAEEPLAKDLLGIPDSYAIAALVPLGKPVRQLSKLRRRPVSEFATCDRFDGAPFVG